Within Paracoccus jeotgali, the genomic segment AGAGGAACCGCACCGGACCAGCGAAGGGGTTCCTGATGACGTTCCGCGCCCGACATCTGCTGGGGATCGAACCGCTTTCGCCCTCGGACATCACCTCGATCCTCGATCTGGCGGACAGCTATGTCGCGCTGAACCGGCGCACGATCAAGCGCGCGGACGCGCTGGCGGGGATGACGCAGATCAACATGTTCTTCGAGAACTCGACCCGCACCCAGGCGAGCTTCGAGCTGGCCGGGATGCGGCTGGGGGCGGATGTGATGAACATGTCGATGGCGCAATCCAGCCTGAAAAAGGGCGAGACGCTGATCGACACCGCGCTGACGCTGAACGCCATGCGGCCCGATCTGCTGGTCGTGCGCCACCCGCAATCCGGCGCGGTCAACCTGCTGGCGGAAAAGGTGAATTGCGCCGTGCTGAACGCCGGCGACGGGCGGCACGAGCATCCGACGCAGGCGTTGCTGGACGCGCTGACCATCCGCCGCGCCAAGGGGCGGCTGCACCGGCTGACGGTCGCGATCTGCGGCGACATCGCGCATAGCCGGGTCGCGCGTTCGAACCTGCTGCTGCTGGGCAAGATGGAAAGCCGCCTGCGCCTGATCGGCCCGGCCACACTGATGCCCGCCGGCGCCGCCGAACTGGGCTGCGAGGTCTATGAGGACATGCGCGAGGGGCTGCAGGGCGCCGATGTGGTGATGATGCTGCGCCTGCAGCGCGAGCGGATGGATGGCGGCTTCATCCCGTCCGAGCGGGAATATTACCACCGCTGGGGGCTGAACGCGGACAAGCTCGCCTGCGCCGCGCCCGACGCCATCGTCATGCATCCCGGCCCGATGAATCGCGGCGTCGAGATCGACGGCACCATCGCCGACGACATCAACCGCAGCGTCATTCAGGACCAGGTCGAGATGGGCGTCGCCGTCCGCATGGCAGCGATGGACCTGCTCGCGCGCAACCTGCGCGCCGAGCGCGGGCTGGCGGCGGCCGGTGGGCAATATGTCTAGAACCGCCACCCTGTCGGGCGAGACGCCCGGTCCGGGCTGGCAGGGCATCCTCGATCCGGGCGAGCGCATCCTGTGGCAGGGCCAGCCCGACAGCCGCCCGCATATCGGACTGGCGGAGATCAAATCGGCGACGCCGGGGCTGATGATGTCGGGCTTCGCGCTGATCTGGATGCTGATGGCGGCGCAGGCGAGCCTGCTGTTCGCCATGTTCGGGCTGCTGTTTCTGGGCAAGGGCGTGCTGGACGTGGCGCAACGGCTGATCCTGCCCTCGTTCACCCGCTCGCGCAGCTGGTACACGCTGACCGACCGCCGGGCCATCGTCGCGACCGACCTGCCGTTCCAGGGCAGGCGGCTGAAAAGCTGGCCCATCGGCCCCGCCTCGCTGGTCGAATATGTCGCCAGCGAGCCGCCCAGCGTGCTTTTCGGTCCCGAGACCATCGACCGGCGCGAGCGCGCCGGGTTCCACTTCATCCCCGAGGCCGACCGGGTCATGACGCTGCTGCGCCAGATCCAGTCCGGCCGGGCCGCCACCGCGCCAGAGGAAGGCTTTCGATGATCCTGCATTTCGACAATGCGCGCCTGATCGACCCCGAACAGGACCGCGATGCGCCGGGCAGCCTGACGGTCAGCGACGGTGTCATCACAGCCCGCGACGGCGCCGCGCCCGACGGGGCCAAGGTGATCGATTGCGGCGGGCGCTGTCTGGCGCCGGGGATCGTCGACTGGGGCGTCAAGGTCGGTGAGCCGGGCGAGCGGCACAAGGAATCCTATGCCAGCGCCGGGCGCGCGGCGGCGGCGGGCGGCATCACCACCATGGTCGTGCGGCCCGACACGAACCCGCCGCTCGACACGCCCGAGGCGCTCTCCTTCGTCATCCGCCGCGCCGCCGATGATGCGGCGGTCCGCGTCCGCCACATGGCCGCGCTGACCCGGCGCCGCGAGGGGCGCGAGATGGTCGAGATGGCGTTTCTGCTGGATGCGGGCGCCGTGGCCTTCACCGACGGGGTTCGCGTGGTCGCCGATACGCGGCTGATGAGCCGCTGCCTGACCTATGCGCGCGGGCTGGGCGCGCTGATCGTCGGCCACCCGCAAGAGCCGATCCTGTCGCGCGGCGCGGCGGCGACCAAGGGGAAATTCGCCTCGCTCTACGGCATTCCCGACGTCTCGCCGCTGGCCGAGCTGATGGGCCTTGAGCGTGATCTGGCCCTGGTGGCGATGACCGGCGGGCGCTATCACGCCGACCAGATCACCACGGCGGCGGCCTTGCCCGCTCTGGCCCGCGCGCGCAAGGCGGGGCTGGACGTCACGGCGGGCGTCTCGATCCATCACCTGACGCTGAACGAGTTCGACGTCGCCGGCTATCGGACCTTTTTCCGCTTCACCCCGCCGCTGCGGACCGAAGATGACCGGGCGGCAATGGTCCGGGCCGTGGCCGAGGGCGAGATCGACGTCATCGCCTCGTTCCACACGCCGCAGGACGAGGAATCGAAGCGCCTGCCCTATGCCGAGGCCGCGCCGGGGGCGGTGGGGCTTCAGACCCTGCTGCCGGCGGCGCTGCGGCTGCATCATCAGGACGGGCTGACGCTGGCGCAGCTGTTCCGGGCGCTGTCGCTGAACCCCGCGCGCCGGCTGGGCCTGCCGGGCGGGACGCTGGCGGTGGACGCGCCGGCCGATCTGGTGCTGTTCGATCCCGGCGCGCCCTTCGTGCTCGACCGCTTCGCGCTGCTGTCGAAGTCCAAGAACACGCCCTTTGACGGGGCGCGGATGCAGGGGCGGGTGCTGGGCACCTGGGTCGGCGGCGAGAGGGTGTTTGGATGATGGCGGCATTGTGGGCGTTTGCGGGGTATCTGCTGGGCTCGATTCCCTTCGGCATCGTGATCACGCGGCTGCTGGGGCTGGGCGATCTGCGCCAGATCGGGTCGGGCAATATCGGTGCGACGAACGTCCTGCGCACCGGGCACAAGGGCGCGGCGCTGGCGACGCTGCTGCTGGACAGCGGCAAGGGCGCGATCGCGGTGCTGCTGGCCCGCTGGCTGGGCGGCGACATCGCGGCGGTGCTGGCCGGGGCGGGGGCGATCCTGGGACATTGCTTTCCGGTCTGGCTCGGCTTTCGCGGCGGCAAGGGGGTGGCGACCTTCCTCGGGACGGTGATCGCGCTGTCGTGGCCGCTGGGGTTGATGTGCTGCGCGATCTGGCTGGTGGCGGCGGCGATCTTCCGGATCAGTTCGCTCGCCGCGCTGATTGCGGCGACGGCGTCGCCGCTGATCGCGGTGGCGATGGGCCAAAGCCTGATCGCGGCGGCGGTGGCCTTCATGGCCGCATTGGTGATCTTTCGCCACCGCGAGAATATCGAGCGGCTGCGCGCCGGCACCGAACCCAGGATCGGCCGCAAGCGATGATTGAGCGTCCATTGGGCGTTCGTGTTGCACTGTGATCCGGTTGCCGCCGGCCATGGGATCAACTCTCACGCATGGCACGGGCAAAGTAATCCGTGAACGGCTTCAGCAGATAGGCGGCAGGGCTGCGCAGGCCGGTCTGGATGTGGATCTCGACCGGCATCCCGGGCAGCAGCGGCAGGTCGCCAGCGCCGCCCGCCGAAATCGCGATCTCGGCGCGGTAGAAGATGCCGCGCGTCGTCTCGTCGGTCAGCGCGTCGGCCGAGATGCGATCGACCACCGCCTCGATCTGCGGCGTGAGGCGGGTGTTGAAGCCGGGCAGATGCAGCCGGACCGGCTGCCCCGGGCGCACCTCGTCGATGTGGATCGCGGCGATGCGGGCCGCGACGACCAGAGGCCGGTCCTGCGGCACCAGATACAGCACCGGATCGGCGGGCCGCAGCACGGCGCGGGGCGTGGTGATCTGCAACTGATGCACGATCCCGGCGACCGGCGCGGTGATGTCCAGCCGCGCGATGCGGTCGCGCAGCGCCTGACGCCGCTCGGCCAGTTCCAGCTCGCGATAGCCGAGGTCGCGCAGCTCGCTCTCGGCCTGCTCGCGCCGCTCGCCCTGCCGCTGCAGCCGCGTCATGGCGATCTCGGCCTTGCGCGCCTCGGCCTGCGCCTTCAGCGCCTGCAGCTCACCGATCTGTCCCTCGATGGCCGCCGCTTCTCGCTCCAAGGCCAGGATGCGCGGCATCTGGGCCAGCCCCTTGTCTAGCAGGCTGCGCTGATTGGCCAGTTCTTCCGCGATCAGGCCACGCTGCGTTCGGACGGCAGCCGCCTGCGCGTCGATCCCGTCGATCTGGCTGGTCAACTGGTCAAGCTGGATCGCAAGCTGGTCCAGCGACTGCTGAAAGCCCAGCAGACGGGCCGCGAACAGGCTCTCCTGCCCCGCGAGCACGTCGCGCAGGCGCGGGTCTGCGCGCGCGGCGGCTGTGAGCGGGTCCGGAAACCGGATCTCGGCGCTGCCGTCGCGTTCCGCCTCGAGCCGGCCACGGCGGGCGAGAACCTCGTGATACTGCCCCTCAATGATGGTCAGTTCGGTCTGCAGCAGACTGCCGTCGAGGCGGATCAGCACCTCGCCCTGTTCGACCGGCTGGCCATCGCGCACGAGGATCTGCGCCACCACCCCGCCATCGGGATGCTGGACGATCTGGCGATGCTGCTCGACCTCGATCTGGCCGCTGGCGACGATGGCGCCGGCGATGCGGGCGCTGGCGGCCCAGACGCCGAAGCCCGCGACCAGCACGAACAGCGCCGCCAGCCCCATGATCAGCGGCCCGCGCGCGGACGCGCGACCGGTGGCGCCCCGGCTCATGCCACACCCCCGGCCATGCGCGCATTGCGGATCACCTGCGCGTTCTGTACCACCGATTTCAGCACCTCGTCGCGCGGCCCAGAGCGCCGGACCACGCCGCGTTCCAGCACCAGCAGCAGGTCGCATTCGGCAATCGCGGCCGGGCGATGCGCCATGATCATCACCGCGCCGCCCTGCGCCTTGAGGCGCCGAATGGCGCTGTTCAGCGCCATCGAGCCCTCATTGTCGAGGTTCGCGTTGGGCTCGTCCAGGACCAGCAGCACCGGGTCGGTGTAGAGCGCCCGCGCCAGACCGATCCGCTGGATCTGCCCGCCCGACAGCTGCGCGCCCGCCTGCGACAGCGGCGTGTCGTAGCCGTCCGAGAGGTCGAGGATCATCTGGTGGGCGTCGGCGGCGCGGGCGGCCTGAACGACGCGCTCGGCATCCGGCTGCGGGTCGAGCCGGGCGATGTTCTCGGCCACGCTGCCGTCGAACAGCGTCACCTGCTGCGGCAGATAGCCGATCAGCCGGCCCAGCGCATCGGGCGCATATTGATCCAGCGCGGCACCACCCAGGCGGATCGACCCCGCCGCCTGCGGCCAAGCGCCGATCACCGCGCGCGCCAGCGTCGATTTGCCGGCGCCAGAGGTGCCGATGACGCCGACCGCCTGTCCCGGCTCCAGCACCAGGTCCAGCCCGCGCAGCGTCGGCAGCCGCCGGCCCGGCGGGATAACGTCGAGGCGGTCGATCTCGAGCCGCGCGACGGGCCGGGGCAGGGCGGTGCGCGCCGGGGCCTGTGGGCAGCGCGAGAGCAGCGCCGCCAGATCGCGCCAGCCGTCCTGCGCGCGCTGCACGCGCGGCCATTGCGCGACCAGCACCTCGACCGGCTGCAGGGCGCGGCCCATCAGGATCGAGGCCGCGATCATGGCGCCGGGGCTGAGCTGCCCGCGCAGGACCAGCCACGCGCCAACCGCGAGCATCCCGCTTTGCAGGAACATGCGGAAGCCGCGCGAGATGGTGGCGTAAAGCAGGCCGGTATCGCCGCTTTGCAGGGCGGCTTCCGCCGCGCGGTCGCGCAGGCGCAGCCAGCGCGTCAGGCTCGCATCGCGCATCCCGAGCGCGGCGATCAGCTCGCCGTCATGCCGGAACAGCTCTGACATGCGGTCGGCGGATTGGCCGGCGCTGGTCAACTCGCGCAGCGCCCGGCGACCGGCGAGCTGGTTGAGCCATGTCGTCAGCACCAGCACCGCGCCGCCAATCAGGGCGACGCCGCCTAGCAACGGGTGGAACACGAAGACCGCGCCCAGATAGATCGGCGCAAAGGGCAGGTCGAACACCGCCAGCGCCACCGGAGAGGCGATCAGCCCGCGCACCGCGTCCAGATCGCGCACGCCGCCGCGCGGGGGCGCGTTGTCCGGCCCCCGCGACAGCGCCGCATCGAAGACCCGCGCCTGCAATCGGTCCTGCCAGCGCAGCGCGATGCGTTGCATGATCCGGCCGCGCGCCAGATCGACGATGCCGAGGATGATGAACAGGAACACCACCAGCAGAAACAGCGCCGCGAGGGTCTCGACCGAGTGCGACACCAGCACGCGGTCATAGGTCTGCAGCATGAACAGCGGGCCGGTCAGCATCAGCAGGTTGACGGTCAGCGAGAACAGCGCGACGCAGGCCAGCAGCCCGGTGCTGCCCTGTCCGGCCCGGTGCAGCTCGGCCCTGCCGTCACGATCAGCCATGCCCAACCCCCATCTTTGCCCGTCGCCCCGGTTCGGGCGAATCGCGCAAGATCGGGTATAGGGCAGAAAGATTACCAACCGCTTGCTGCGGGCCGGTGGGGGCGGGGCGCCATCGCGCCCCGCAGGGTCAGTTGAGGCCTTCGATGCCCCGCAGGACGTCGCCCAAGGGGTCGCTTTCCCCCGCATCGGGCGCATCGGTGACGCCGCGACCGGCATCGAGCGAGGTGAAGGTCTGCTCGGCCGAGCGGGGCGGGCCGCCACTGCCGCCCTGTCCCAAGGCCTGCGACAGCGCGTCGGCCAGCGGCTCTGCGCTGCCGCTGACCAGCGGCTGCCCGGCAGGCGCACCGGCGGAATCGCCCTGCATGTCGCTTAGCGCCGCCGACAGCGCATCGGCCAGCGCGTCGTCGCCGCGCACCGAAGGCGCCACGCCGTCGCCGATCCGCGAGCCCTCGTCGCCGACGAAGCGGCCCAGAGGCTCGGCCGGAAGGCCCTCGTGGATGTCGGTCATCACCGCCTGCCAGATCTCGGCCGGAAGGCCACCGCCGGTCACACCGCTGAGCGGGGTGTTGTCGTCATAGCCCATCCAGACCCCGGTCACGAACTGGTCGGTGAAGCCGATGAACCACGCGTCGCGATAGGACGAGGTGGTGCCGGTCTTGCCCGCCGCCTCGCGTCCCGCCAGTTTGGCGCGGGTGCCGGTGCCGTTCTGGATCACCTGCTGCATCATGTAGATCAGGTCGCGCGCCGCCTGCTGCGAGATCACCCGCTGGCCCATGCCGCCGGTCTTGGCGATCATCGGGCTGTTGTCGCCGCGCACCCGCAGCTCGACCACGCCGTAAGGCCGCACGGCGCGGCCACCATTGCGGATCCCGGCATAGGCGCCGGTCATTTCCAGCAGCGTCGTGTCGAAGACGCCCAGCCCCAGCGAGGGCACGTTGGGCAGGTTCACACCCACGCCGAATTCTTCCGCGATGCGGCGGACCGAGGCGCGGCCGGCTTTCTCCTGAATGCGGATGGTCGCCGTGTTCAGCGATTTCGACAGCGCGGTGGTCAGGGTGACATCGCCGGAGAAGCGGCGGCTGTAGTTCTGCGGCGACCACGGGCGGCTGCCCTTGATGTTGATGGTCAGCGGGCCGTCATGGATGATGCTGTCGGGCCGCATCCCCTGATCCAGCCCGGCCGCAAAGACGAAGGGCTTGAAGCTGGACCCGGTCTGCCGCTTGGCCTGGGTGGCGCGGTTGAACACGCCCGAGACCTTGCTGTCGCGCCCGCCGATCATCGCCCGCACCGCGCCATCGGCGGACAGCACCACGACCGCGGCCTCGGCCTTGGAGCTGTCCTTGACCTTTTCGTCGAAGATCCGCTTCAGCCCGCGCTCGGCCGCCGCCTGCACCTTCTGGTCGAAGGTGGTCAGGATGGTCACATCCTCGGTCGTTTCGGTGGTCAGAAAGCCGGGCCCGGATTCCATCAGCCAGTCGGCGAAATAGCCGCCCGCACGGGCGGCGGCGGCGGCCGACAGCACGGCGGGATTGGCGCGAGCCTGCTGATACTCGGCCTCGGTGATCCGGTCCTGTTCGCGCATCAATTGCAGCACCACGGCGGCGCGATCCTGCGCGCGCTGGATGTCGGAGGTCGGCGCGAAATAGCTGGGCGCCTTCAGCAGCCCGGCCAGCATCGCCGATTCGGCCACGCTGATGTTGTCGGCGTGACGGCCGAAATACCGCTCGGCCGCGGCCTCGAAGCCGCGCGCCCCGCCGCCCAGGTAAGAGCGGTTCATGTAGATGTTGAGGATCTCGTCCTTGCTGTATTTCAGTTCCAGCGCGAAGGAGAACGGCACTTCCTTGATCTTGCGCCACAGGCTGCTTTCGCGGCACTCGGCCTCATAGGCGGCCTCGTCCTTCCAGCGGGTCGGGTCGAAGGTCTCGCCCAGGCACAGCAGTTTCGAGACCTGCTGCGTGATGGTCGAGCCGCCATGCCCGTCCAGCGGCCCGCGCCCGGCGGCCATGTTGATTCGGATCGCGCTGGCGATGCCGCGCGGGTCGATGCCCAGATGCTGATAAAAACGCCGGTCCTCGGTCGCGACCACGGCGTCGCGCAGCGAGGGCGCGATCTTGTCCGGCGTGACGGTGCCGAAGGTCTCGCCGCGCCAGGCAAAGACCTTGCCCTCGCGGTCGAGCAACGTCACCCCGCCGCGCGCGCGCCCGTCGAACAGCGCCGCGGCCTGCGGAAGCTGCGAGTAGTAATAAAAGGTCGAGACGCCGATCAGCAGCAGCACGGTGACGATCGTGGCCCAGATGGTGCCGAAAAAGGCGCGCCAAAGCAGACGGAAGAACCCGCTCACCCCCCGCGTCAACGCATTGCCGCGCCGGACCGGGGCGCGGCGGCCGGACTTGCCGCGCGGGGTCTGTGCCGAGGGCTTGGTCGGGTTCGCGTATCGCCGTTCGGCCACGACCCGACGGCGCTTGCGAGGTGGTTCTGCCATGTGCTGCCTGTATTCCTGCGCGGCCGGTTCCCCCGGCCTGATTGCCAACAGCATACACAAGGCATCCGGGGATGCGAAGTCAAATGACCAGTCCGTGTAGGCCGCGTGGGTGCGGATATGCGCGGAAATCCGCGAATGGGGATGGTCGCGGTGGGGCCGTCAGGACAGCCGCGCGACCACGAAATCCGCCAGATCGGACAGGATCGGCCGCAGCGGGTGGTCGGGCAGGGGCTTCAGCGCCTGACGCGCCCGGTCGGCCCAATGCAGCGCGTCGTCGCGTGACGCGGCCAGCGTGCCGTGGCGGGCCATGATCTCAAGCGCCTTGGCCAGATCGCCCTCTTGCTGGTCGCCGCGTTCGATGGTGCGCTGCCAGAAGGACCGCTCTTCCGGCGTGGCAAGGGCGATGGCCTTGATGACCGGCAGGGTCAGCTTGCGCTCGCGGAAATCATCGCCGGTGTTCTTGCCGATGGCGGCCGTGGTGCCGCCGTAATCCAGCAGATCGTCCGCGATCTGAAAGGCGATGCCCAGCGCGTCGCCGTAATCGAACAGCGCCTGCACCCGCTCGGGCGGGGCGCCGGCGATGACCGCGCCGACCTCGGTCGCGGCCGAAAACAGCGCGGCGGTCTTGCCGCGGATGACCTGCAGATAGATGTCCTCATCCGTGGACAGGTCGCGCGCGGCGGTCAGTTGCAGCACCTCGCCCTCGGAGATCACGGCCGAGGCGTTGGACAGGATCTCGAGCACGCGCATGACGCCGGTTTCGGTCATCAGCTGAAACGCGCGGGCCAGCAGATAATCGCCGACCAGCACGCTGGATTTGTTGTCCCACAGCAGGTTCGCGGTGGGTCGCCCGCGCCGCTGGCTGCTTTCATCGACGACATCGTCATGCAGCAGGGTCGCGGTGTGAATGAACTCGACCGTGGCCGCCAGATGGACGTGATAGGGCCCGCCATAGCCGCACAGCC encodes:
- a CDS encoding aspartate carbamoyltransferase catalytic subunit; amino-acid sequence: MTFRARHLLGIEPLSPSDITSILDLADSYVALNRRTIKRADALAGMTQINMFFENSTRTQASFELAGMRLGADVMNMSMAQSSLKKGETLIDTALTLNAMRPDLLVVRHPQSGAVNLLAEKVNCAVLNAGDGRHEHPTQALLDALTIRRAKGRLHRLTVAICGDIAHSRVARSNLLLLGKMESRLRLIGPATLMPAGAAELGCEVYEDMREGLQGADVVMMLRLQRERMDGGFIPSEREYYHRWGLNADKLACAAPDAIVMHPGPMNRGVEIDGTIADDINRSVIQDQVEMGVAVRMAAMDLLARNLRAERGLAAAGGQYV
- a CDS encoding aspartate carbamoyltransferase catalytic subunit translates to MSRTATLSGETPGPGWQGILDPGERILWQGQPDSRPHIGLAEIKSATPGLMMSGFALIWMLMAAQASLLFAMFGLLFLGKGVLDVAQRLILPSFTRSRSWYTLTDRRAIVATDLPFQGRRLKSWPIGPASLVEYVASEPPSVLFGPETIDRRERAGFHFIPEADRVMTLLRQIQSGRAATAPEEGFR
- the pyrC gene encoding dihydroorotase yields the protein MILHFDNARLIDPEQDRDAPGSLTVSDGVITARDGAAPDGAKVIDCGGRCLAPGIVDWGVKVGEPGERHKESYASAGRAAAAGGITTMVVRPDTNPPLDTPEALSFVIRRAADDAAVRVRHMAALTRRREGREMVEMAFLLDAGAVAFTDGVRVVADTRLMSRCLTYARGLGALIVGHPQEPILSRGAAATKGKFASLYGIPDVSPLAELMGLERDLALVAMTGGRYHADQITTAAALPALARARKAGLDVTAGVSIHHLTLNEFDVAGYRTFFRFTPPLRTEDDRAAMVRAVAEGEIDVIASFHTPQDEESKRLPYAEAAPGAVGLQTLLPAALRLHHQDGLTLAQLFRALSLNPARRLGLPGGTLAVDAPADLVLFDPGAPFVLDRFALLSKSKNTPFDGARMQGRVLGTWVGGERVFG
- the plsY gene encoding glycerol-3-phosphate 1-O-acyltransferase PlsY; this translates as MMAALWAFAGYLLGSIPFGIVITRLLGLGDLRQIGSGNIGATNVLRTGHKGAALATLLLDSGKGAIAVLLARWLGGDIAAVLAGAGAILGHCFPVWLGFRGGKGVATFLGTVIALSWPLGLMCCAIWLVAAAIFRISSLAALIAATASPLIAVAMGQSLIAAAVAFMAALVIFRHRENIERLRAGTEPRIGRKR
- a CDS encoding HlyD family type I secretion periplasmic adaptor subunit, whose product is MSRGATGRASARGPLIMGLAALFVLVAGFGVWAASARIAGAIVASGQIEVEQHRQIVQHPDGGVVAQILVRDGQPVEQGEVLIRLDGSLLQTELTIIEGQYHEVLARRGRLEAERDGSAEIRFPDPLTAAARADPRLRDVLAGQESLFAARLLGFQQSLDQLAIQLDQLTSQIDGIDAQAAAVRTQRGLIAEELANQRSLLDKGLAQMPRILALEREAAAIEGQIGELQALKAQAEARKAEIAMTRLQRQGERREQAESELRDLGYRELELAERRQALRDRIARLDITAPVAGIVHQLQITTPRAVLRPADPVLYLVPQDRPLVVAARIAAIHIDEVRPGQPVRLHLPGFNTRLTPQIEAVVDRISADALTDETTRGIFYRAEIAISAGGAGDLPLLPGMPVEIHIQTGLRSPAAYLLKPFTDYFARAMRES
- a CDS encoding type I secretion system permease/ATPase, coding for MADRDGRAELHRAGQGSTGLLACVALFSLTVNLLMLTGPLFMLQTYDRVLVSHSVETLAALFLLVVFLFIILGIVDLARGRIMQRIALRWQDRLQARVFDAALSRGPDNAPPRGGVRDLDAVRGLIASPVALAVFDLPFAPIYLGAVFVFHPLLGGVALIGGAVLVLTTWLNQLAGRRALRELTSAGQSADRMSELFRHDGELIAALGMRDASLTRWLRLRDRAAEAALQSGDTGLLYATISRGFRMFLQSGMLAVGAWLVLRGQLSPGAMIAASILMGRALQPVEVLVAQWPRVQRAQDGWRDLAALLSRCPQAPARTALPRPVARLEIDRLDVIPPGRRLPTLRGLDLVLEPGQAVGVIGTSGAGKSTLARAVIGAWPQAAGSIRLGGAALDQYAPDALGRLIGYLPQQVTLFDGSVAENIARLDPQPDAERVVQAARAADAHQMILDLSDGYDTPLSQAGAQLSGGQIQRIGLARALYTDPVLLVLDEPNANLDNEGSMALNSAIRRLKAQGGAVMIMAHRPAAIAECDLLLVLERGVVRRSGPRDEVLKSVVQNAQVIRNARMAGGVA
- a CDS encoding transglycosylase domain-containing protein, which translates into the protein MAEPPRKRRRVVAERRYANPTKPSAQTPRGKSGRRAPVRRGNALTRGVSGFFRLLWRAFFGTIWATIVTVLLLIGVSTFYYYSQLPQAAALFDGRARGGVTLLDREGKVFAWRGETFGTVTPDKIAPSLRDAVVATEDRRFYQHLGIDPRGIASAIRINMAAGRGPLDGHGGSTITQQVSKLLCLGETFDPTRWKDEAAYEAECRESSLWRKIKEVPFSFALELKYSKDEILNIYMNRSYLGGGARGFEAAAERYFGRHADNISVAESAMLAGLLKAPSYFAPTSDIQRAQDRAAVVLQLMREQDRITEAEYQQARANPAVLSAAAAARAGGYFADWLMESGPGFLTTETTEDVTILTTFDQKVQAAAERGLKRIFDEKVKDSSKAEAAVVVLSADGAVRAMIGGRDSKVSGVFNRATQAKRQTGSSFKPFVFAAGLDQGMRPDSIIHDGPLTINIKGSRPWSPQNYSRRFSGDVTLTTALSKSLNTATIRIQEKAGRASVRRIAEEFGVGVNLPNVPSLGLGVFDTTLLEMTGAYAGIRNGGRAVRPYGVVELRVRGDNSPMIAKTGGMGQRVISQQAARDLIYMMQQVIQNGTGTRAKLAGREAAGKTGTTSSYRDAWFIGFTDQFVTGVWMGYDDNTPLSGVTGGGLPAEIWQAVMTDIHEGLPAEPLGRFVGDEGSRIGDGVAPSVRGDDALADALSAALSDMQGDSAGAPAGQPLVSGSAEPLADALSQALGQGGSGGPPRSAEQTFTSLDAGRGVTDAPDAGESDPLGDVLRGIEGLN
- a CDS encoding polyprenyl synthetase family protein; this translates as MDVSVTDTPMDQLAEALGAEMEAVNALIRERMASRHAPRIPEVTAHLVEAGGKRLRPMLTLAAARLCGYGGPYHVHLAATVEFIHTATLLHDDVVDESSQRRGRPTANLLWDNKSSVLVGDYLLARAFQLMTETGVMRVLEILSNASAVISEGEVLQLTAARDLSTDEDIYLQVIRGKTAALFSAATEVGAVIAGAPPERVQALFDYGDALGIAFQIADDLLDYGGTTAAIGKNTGDDFRERKLTLPVIKAIALATPEERSFWQRTIERGDQQEGDLAKALEIMARHGTLAASRDDALHWADRARQALKPLPDHPLRPILSDLADFVVARLS